A segment of the Deinococcus radiopugnans ATCC 19172 genome:
GCAGCTGCCCTTGCTCTTGAAGTGGTTGGCGACCACCGTGAACACGCCCTTCTTCCCCAGGTCACGGAAGGTTTGCGCGACGGGACGACGGGCCTGATCGAAGACGGGGTTGTCGTCGATGCGCGGGCCGCCCACCGTCTCCACGCGGCCCGGACGGTAGATGATCGCCACGCGGATGGCGTCAGTGCCTACCGTGCCGGTCTTGACGCTGGCGTAGGCGGTCTTGCCCTCGGCGGCGTTCAGCGCGGCCACCAGATCGTCCAGAGCCGTCTCGCCGTTGTTCTCGATCTCCATCAGGGTGATCACGTCGGCGTCCAGGGCACGCAGTTCCGAGACGATCTTGGCCTTCTGACGCTCGAATTCAAGCGGACTGTCCGCGCCGCGCGCATTGTTCTTGCCGTCGTCCAGCGTGGTGAAGTAGTTCAGGACGTTCGCGCCCGCCACCTTCAGGGTGCTGTTGCCCACCGACTTGGGCGCGGCGGTGCGCGGGTTGGTGTTGGCAAAGACCGGCGCCTTGGTGGGTTCCAGTTTGAAGGCGTTGTTGGCGTAGTGCATGACGCCTTCCAGCCCGGTCACGGTGTCCCCGGCGCGGCGCGTCTTGTCCGCGTTCAGGTAGGGAATGGTGGGCGGGTTCTGTTTGCTGCTGCCGTCATCCAGCACCAGAGTCCGAAGCATGTTCTTGGCGACGCTGCCGCCGGGCTCGTTGCCGTTGGTGGGATTGAACAGCCGTCCGCCGCTGGACAGGCCCAGTTCGCCGTAGCGGCCCAGGGTAAAGGTGTTGGTCACGGTCATGGGAGTGGTGACCGTCACCAGCATGCCCTCCACACTTTCCAGCGCGTCCGGCGAGGACAGCGGGTAGGTCAGTTTGGCGGGAGCGGGCAGCGTCGTCTCGCCGCAGGAGGTCACGGTGGTGACGGTGTCGAGCTGTGTGGAGTTGAAGAACTCCTTGACCGTGCCGCTGATCTCCAGCACCTCGCCCACCTTGACGGTCTGCGGCTTGTCGGCGGTGTACACGAACAGGCCCTCGCTGGTCATGGGGTCATTGTCCGGCGTTACGTCCTGTACGAAAAAGCCGCTCAGCCCCGCCTGGGCGTCCTGCGTAACCACGCCGCGCAGGGTGACCACCTTGTCTACCAGCGGGCTGGCTGCCCCAGTGCCCTGAATGCTGGAAATCGTCGTGATCTCGGCGCCTACCGGGCAGGCATACGTGGGTGGGGGCGGCGTGGTGTCGGGGGGATTGCAGGCAGCCAGCAGCGCGGTCAGGCCGAGCAGCAGTGCGCCGCTTTGCAGAAACTTCATGGTCATGGCAACTCCGGGTGAACAGGGGAGAGAGGCGAAGGATTGTAATGGAGAGTCAGTTTAGCGAGTTCGGGCCTTCCCCGTCATGAGGCGTCGTTGGGGGTGGTGGTGCTTCCTACTGCTTATGGTCTTTCCTGCACACGATCATGTGCAGTGTTGCAACACCTTCCGCACGGCGTTGGGGGAAATACGGCCCGCCCCGCAGACCTTCAGCAGCAGTTCCAGGCGCAGTCGCCACAGCAACCCCGTATCCAGTCGCCCGCCCCAGCGGACCAGCGCGGGTTCCAAGTCGTCCAGCACGGCGCATTCGTGTTCCAGGGTGGCCCAGCCCGCATTGCCCCAGTCCAGCACCCCGGCGTAACGGCCCGCCGCGTCGGCCAGCAGGTTGTGGCGGTACACGTCACCATGAACGAACACGGGCGCGGTCAGCGGGTAGGGCGTGGACAACGCCCTCAGCAGCGCTGCCCTCTCGGCAGGCGTCCAGTCCGCATTTCTCACTTCCGGCATTTCAGGATCGCCCACCCACCACTTCGAGGGCCGGGGCGTCGGCTCTTCGGATGGCGCGTGGCCTGCAGCCGTTCCAGATCGTCCAGCACGGCATTCCAGAAAACAGGTGTGAGCTGAGAGGGTGTCAGCATCCCGCCGGGCAGCCGCTCCCACAGGCTGTAGCCCGGCCCCCAGAACAGCGGTCTGGCGGTCCGGACGCCCGCTGCCAGTGCGCCCAGGGCAAGAGCCGCTTCCCGCGCATGGTCCGTGCCAGCGCCGAGGCGCAGGACCGACGCGTCGGTCAGCCAGACCTCGTTGGAAAACCCGGTGTCCGCACGGCGCAGGCCCGACACGCTCAGGCCGTGGCGGGTGAAGTGGGCGGCAGGCTCGGTGTTCATGGGTGGGACCATCCGGCCCGATGATAGGTGACCATTGGCCCGGAAAAACGCCGCCTGATGGACTACCCTGGGGGCTGTGACGCCGCCCGCCTCCACCTCCTCCTCCCCCCAGGCCCCAGCCCGCCCGGTCAAACCGCTGTGGGTGGCGCTGGGCTTCGTGCTGTGCGCGATTGGTTTCGTGGGGCTGGTGCTGCCCGGCTTTCCGGGAACCGTGTGGTTCGTGCTGGCCGCCGCCAGCTTCGCGCGTGGCGATCCGCGCTGGGAGGCGTGGCTGCTGTCGCGCCCGGTGGTGGGGCAGCTGGTGCGCGACTACCGCGACGGCAAGGGCATGCCGCTGCGCGCCAAGTGGATCGCCTGTCTCTGCATCGCCGTGGCCGTGGGCTTCAGCCTGGGCCGCATTCCGG
Coding sequences within it:
- a CDS encoding phosphotransferase, whose translation is MPEVRNADWTPAERAALLRALSTPYPLTAPVFVHGDVYRHNLLADAAGRYAGVLDWGNAGWATLEHECAVLDDLEPALVRWGGRLDTGLLWRLRLELLLKVCGAGRISPNAVRKVLQHCT
- a CDS encoding YbaN family protein; amino-acid sequence: MTPPASTSSSPQAPARPVKPLWVALGFVLCAIGFVGLVLPGFPGTVWFVLAAASFARGDPRWEAWLLSRPVVGQLVRDYRDGKGMPLRAKWIACLCIAVAVGFSLGRIPVLVGQVGWVLVGLFGIYYISLRVPTKR
- a CDS encoding ExeM/NucH family extracellular endonuclease — its product is MTMKFLQSGALLLGLTALLAACNPPDTTPPPPTYACPVGAEITTISSIQGTGAASPLVDKVVTLRGVVTQDAQAGLSGFFVQDVTPDNDPMTSEGLFVYTADKPQTVKVGEVLEISGTVKEFFNSTQLDTVTTVTSCGETTLPAPAKLTYPLSSPDALESVEGMLVTVTTPMTVTNTFTLGRYGELGLSSGGRLFNPTNGNEPGGSVAKNMLRTLVLDDGSSKQNPPTIPYLNADKTRRAGDTVTGLEGVMHYANNAFKLEPTKAPVFANTNPRTAAPKSVGNSTLKVAGANVLNYFTTLDDGKNNARGADSPLEFERQKAKIVSELRALDADVITLMEIENNGETALDDLVAALNAAEGKTAYASVKTGTVGTDAIRVAIIYRPGRVETVGGPRIDDNPVFDQARRPVAQTFRDLGKKGVFTVVANHFKSKGSCPKTGDVDTGQGCWNMLRVDQAKALLTFADKLKATDPDVLLMGDLNSYGEEDPIKALEAGGFDSLNKRIPEEDRYSYQFDGLFGYLDHALSSPSLSTQVTGITEWHINADEPVVLDYNVEFKTPAQITDLYAPTPYRSSDHDPVVVGLDLKPDGEVTIPLTVGVTGPTTATVGQVYTINVTTGGNPTTLVADWGDGGGFERLIPIAPSGPHIHTYKKTGSFTITVKAGRDSDKETETATLNVKVQDPANP